One Chiloscyllium plagiosum isolate BGI_BamShark_2017 unplaced genomic scaffold, ASM401019v2 scaf_58875, whole genome shotgun sequence genomic region harbors:
- the LOC122545577 gene encoding zinc finger protein 239-like, producing MEKPEESHPVEKPWKCGDCGKGFCVPSALETHWRSHTGKRPFPCTDCGKAFRHSSHLLAHQRIHTGERPFSCPECRKAFTHASSLLRHRRVHMGERPFTCSQCGKAFSNSSTLLTHQHVHTGERPFSCPNCGKGFMQVSTLLRHQRIHTGERPYSCPECGKAFSDSSTLRSHRRVHTGERPFTCSQCGKGFTCSSTLRRHQRIHTGERPFSCPECGKAFSTSSTLLRHQRIHTGERPFTCSQCGKGFTYSSHLRKHQRIHTGE from the coding sequence gagGAATCTCACCccgtggagaaaccgtggaagtgtggcgactgtgggaaaggcttctGTGTCCCGTCTGCTCTGGAGACTCATTGGCGCAGTCACACCGGGaagaggccattcccctgcaccgactgcgggaaggccttcagacaTTCCTCCCACCTGTTGgcccaccagcggatccacacgggggagaggcccttcagctgcccagagtgcaggaaggcttTTACCCACGCCTCCAGCCTGCTGaggcaccggcgggtccacatgggggagaggcccttcacctgctctcagtgtgggaaggccttcagcaattcctccacccTGCTCACCCACCAGCATGTCCACACGggcgagaggcccttcagctgcccgaACTGCGGGAAGGGCTTTATGCAGGTCTCCACCTTGCTCAGGCACCAGCGTATCCACACGGGGGAAAGGCCCTacagctgccctgagtgtgggaaggccttcagcgattcctccaCCCTGCGGAgtcaccggcgggtccacacgggggagaggccgttcacctgctctcagtgcgggaagggcttcacctgctcctccaccCTGCGGAGACACCAGCGCATCCACACGGGGGAAAGACCCTTCAgttgccccgagtgcgggaaggctttcagcacatcctccaccctgctgaggcaccagcggatccacactggggagaggccgttcacctgctctcagtgcgggaagggcttcacctaCTCCTCCCACCTGCGGAAGCACCAACggatccacaccggggagag